One window from the genome of Bacteroidales bacterium encodes:
- a CDS encoding radical SAM protein, translating to MYFNIHGDAAPCWASFIQPDSYPAHSIKEIWKGKKFNQMRRDIKHYRLENTCGACLTNLQNGNYISVLSKAYDLTAAHGKYPVMMELELDNTCNLECIMCKGQLSSSIRKNREKKPPFLSPYDDAFVEQLNEFIPHLKEMRMNGGEPFLSATCRKIWNNVARLNPSLKIVVATNGTQWNDKVQEILESGNFHINVSIDSLTKNIYESIRVNADFDKVMQNFERFHQYCKSKGTVICLLVNPMRENWHEMPDFVNFCNERNIPLWFNTIQQPAEHSIWALPTAKLENIYNTLSEIHIEPIQDKQESFHNVKVYNNLVHTQIYNWLQESKMPKPKIPSEHGLNEQDFYERMLILMKQRKFNDTQIKHEMEIIHSKIDGILRFLEANNIDVKEAHQSIKNIPVEILYDELINNPVEELIKKIKF from the coding sequence ATGTATTTCAATATTCACGGCGATGCGGCCCCCTGCTGGGCCAGTTTTATACAGCCCGACAGCTATCCGGCTCATTCCATAAAAGAAATCTGGAAAGGGAAAAAATTCAACCAGATGAGGCGCGACATCAAGCATTACCGCCTTGAAAACACCTGCGGTGCCTGCCTGACCAACCTGCAGAACGGCAATTATATATCGGTACTTTCCAAAGCTTACGATCTTACGGCTGCTCACGGCAAATACCCTGTGATGATGGAACTGGAACTCGACAATACCTGCAACCTCGAATGCATCATGTGCAAAGGACAGCTATCGTCGAGCATCCGGAAGAACAGGGAAAAAAAACCTCCCTTCTTATCTCCTTACGATGATGCTTTTGTGGAACAGCTCAACGAATTCATCCCTCACCTGAAAGAGATGAGAATGAACGGTGGTGAACCATTTTTAAGTGCCACCTGCAGAAAAATATGGAACAATGTTGCCCGTCTGAACCCTTCACTGAAAATTGTGGTTGCCACCAACGGCACACAATGGAACGACAAAGTGCAAGAGATACTTGAAAGCGGAAACTTTCATATCAATGTTTCCATTGATTCTCTCACCAAAAATATTTATGAAAGTATACGTGTCAACGCGGATTTTGACAAAGTGATGCAAAACTTTGAAAGATTCCATCAATACTGCAAAAGTAAAGGAACCGTCATATGCCTGCTGGTCAATCCCATGAGAGAAAACTGGCATGAAATGCCTGATTTTGTGAATTTCTGCAACGAACGCAATATTCCGCTCTGGTTTAACACCATTCAGCAGCCCGCCGAACACTCGATATGGGCATTGCCAACTGCCAAACTTGAAAATATTTACAATACATTATCCGAAATTCACATCGAGCCTATACAGGACAAACAGGAAAGTTTTCATAACGTAAAAGTTTATAATAACCTTGTTCATACACAGATTTACAACTGGCTGCAGGAATCGAAAATGCCAAAACCGAAGATTCCCTCTGAGCACGGATTAAATGAACAGGATTTTTACGAACGGATGCTGATACTGATGAAACAAAGGAAATTTAATGATACACAGATAAAACATGAAATGGAAATTATACATTCCAAAATAGACGGCATTCTTAGGTTTCTTGAGGCAAACAATATAGATGTGAAAGAAGCGCATCAGTCTATAAAAAATATCCCTGTTGAAATATTATATGATGAGCTGATAAATAACCCTGTTGAGGAATTAATAAAAAAAATAAAATTCTAA
- a CDS encoding radical SAM protein — protein MFRKPVSLTKKTVSEYNSFRESSDCKYICHAPFTNLYLGYEGKIGVCCYNRIDILGIYPAVSLKEAWIGKSRKNLIHKIKRVDLFPGCQPCKEQWEEKAYKTVLARNYDHLNPDAKYPRYMQFELSNRCNLECIMCSSENSSAIARTKHNISERLYPYDDNFINELEEFIPYLESANFLGGEPFLIPIYYKIWDAIIKINPDCNIIVQTNGTVLNDKIKELLNSGNYTVNVSIDSLVKNNFEQIRKNAAFEVTYNNLLYFIGFCRDKNRFSGISVCFMKQNWRDIPQLINFCNTNKVFITFNRVWYPSKCSIWESSMELINEILLFYQSQSFPKNNDIERANSLAFNDLVNLLKCWKEKEKIKESDRQGYADKKTDELEKIIINGILSSSLLTIRQNDKEILRRMDSIFRDNCKKPLYRKLLLKIIETPEEMIGSWFLNYSLEKIQQHIDEDFDK, from the coding sequence ATGTTTAGAAAGCCTGTATCGTTAACAAAAAAGACTGTTTCTGAGTATAATTCTTTTCGGGAATCGTCAGATTGTAAATACATTTGCCATGCTCCGTTTACAAATCTTTATCTGGGATATGAAGGCAAAATAGGTGTGTGTTGTTATAACAGAATAGATATTTTAGGAATATACCCGGCAGTTTCTTTAAAAGAAGCCTGGATCGGGAAATCGAGAAAAAATTTAATACATAAAATAAAAAGAGTGGATTTATTTCCCGGCTGCCAGCCATGCAAGGAGCAGTGGGAAGAAAAGGCATATAAGACAGTATTGGCAAGAAATTACGACCACCTGAATCCTGATGCAAAATATCCACGCTACATGCAATTTGAACTATCGAACCGGTGCAACCTCGAATGCATTATGTGTTCTTCTGAAAATTCTTCTGCTATAGCAAGAACAAAACATAATATCTCTGAAAGGCTATATCCTTACGATGACAACTTTATTAATGAACTTGAGGAATTTATACCTTATCTTGAGAGTGCAAATTTTTTAGGGGGAGAACCATTTCTTATCCCGATTTATTATAAAATTTGGGATGCCATAATCAAGATAAATCCTGATTGCAACATTATAGTCCAAACAAACGGAACGGTATTAAATGATAAAATAAAAGAGTTGTTAAACAGTGGAAATTATACCGTGAATGTCTCGATAGATTCTTTGGTAAAAAATAATTTTGAACAAATACGGAAAAATGCGGCATTTGAAGTTACTTACAACAATCTTCTTTATTTTATCGGATTTTGCAGAGACAAAAACCGTTTTTCGGGAATTTCTGTATGTTTTATGAAACAAAACTGGAGGGATATCCCACAATTGATAAATTTTTGTAACACCAACAAAGTATTTATTACGTTTAACCGTGTCTGGTATCCCTCTAAATGCTCAATATGGGAAAGTTCGATGGAGCTCATAAATGAAATATTATTATTTTATCAAAGCCAGTCTTTTCCAAAAAATAACGACATTGAAAGAGCAAATTCTTTGGCATTTAATGATTTGGTTAACTTATTGAAGTGCTGGAAAGAAAAGGAGAAAATTAAAGAATCTGACAGACAGGGCTATGCTGACAAAAAAACAGATGAACTTGAAAAGATTATAATTAATGGTATTTTGTCATCATCTCTTTTAACTATAAGGCAAAATGATAAAGAAATTTTACGCAGAATGGATTCTATTTTCAGAGATAATTGTAAAAAACCTTTATATAGAAAGCTTTTATTAAAAATTATTGAAACACCGGAAGAAATGATAGGCAGCTGGTTTTTAAATTATAGTTTAGAAAAAATACAACAACACATAGATGAAGATTTCGATAAATAA
- a CDS encoding radical SAM protein — translation MTRPTSSRKHLCYLPYTQLYISFEGNIYVCCGNRKFLLGKYPEQSLHDIWFGERVQKLQRHIKNNDLNRGCGMCREQLLNGNFELVLARGYDKYAPYESAYPVSFEFELSNQCNLDCIMCTPEFSSTVSRRYGIIPDEKTFVFDDKFLQELNEFLPHLKFVSFKGGEPFLIKFYLEIWQKIIDINPAIQINLISNITAYNEKIKMLLDRSNFYLNISIDSFIKERYETIRKNAVFEKTTANLKELLELNRTKGYNHITLMVCFMTINWDEMPEFIRFCNENNIAILFLYITWPAPHLSLKYSGPKTQQYVYDTLNRADIPSNTPNERHNKETYIQLLKQIKTWTEEANSSNTSILLSHYKDSLESYLENKVLCGLPEPEKQTLKTRYKKQFSDFIKYGTYTDNTFNHKLIEMPQEKLTDLLLSGAENKQIFEGVTDNYNKLLL, via the coding sequence ATGACACGACCGACAAGTAGCAGAAAGCACCTCTGTTATTTACCCTACACGCAATTATACATCAGTTTTGAAGGTAATATTTACGTTTGCTGCGGGAATCGTAAGTTCTTGCTTGGGAAGTATCCGGAACAATCCCTGCATGATATCTGGTTCGGGGAGCGCGTTCAAAAATTACAACGGCACATTAAAAATAATGACCTGAATCGCGGATGCGGCATGTGTCGTGAACAACTTCTTAATGGGAATTTTGAACTCGTGCTTGCAAGGGGATATGATAAATATGCACCCTATGAATCGGCTTATCCGGTGTCGTTTGAATTTGAATTAAGCAACCAGTGCAATCTTGATTGTATTATGTGTACGCCCGAGTTTTCATCCACTGTTTCGCGGAGGTACGGCATAATACCTGATGAAAAAACTTTTGTTTTTGACGACAAATTTCTGCAGGAGCTCAATGAATTTTTACCCCATCTGAAATTTGTTTCTTTTAAAGGCGGAGAACCCTTCCTGATTAAATTTTATTTGGAAATATGGCAGAAAATAATTGATATTAACCCTGCAATACAAATTAATCTGATATCTAACATTACAGCTTATAACGAAAAGATAAAAATGTTGCTTGACAGGTCAAATTTTTATCTTAATATTTCCATAGATTCGTTTATTAAAGAACGCTATGAAACAATACGCAAAAATGCTGTGTTTGAAAAAACGACAGCCAACCTGAAAGAACTTCTTGAACTAAACAGAACAAAGGGTTATAATCACATTACACTGATGGTTTGTTTTATGACCATAAACTGGGATGAAATGCCGGAGTTTATTCGTTTTTGCAACGAAAATAATATTGCTATCCTGTTCCTTTATATAACATGGCCTGCTCCTCATTTATCTTTAAAATATTCCGGCCCCAAGACACAGCAATATGTTTACGATACCCTGAACAGGGCTGATATCCCGTCAAACACACCTAATGAAAGACATAATAAGGAGACTTATATACAATTACTCAAACAGATCAAAACATGGACAGAAGAGGCTAATTCGTCAAATACATCTATATTATTGTCTCACTACAAGGATTCCCTTGAAAGTTATTTAGAAAATAAAGTTTTATGCGGCTTACCGGAGCCTGAAAAACAAACCTTAAAAACCAGATATAAAAAACAATTCAGTGATTTTATAAAATACGGGACTTAT
- a CDS encoding radical SAM protein has protein sequence MKKRKKRTLLKILKDTVKKYKALYTYYFSKEPVSLTKEIIMEYNTTRCGIHHPVLCHAPYTNIFFGYDGKIGVCCYNRTHLIGTYPETSIKAACAGKPLQSLRKKIERVDLLSGCYGCRVQWQEKAYKTVLAKNYDHYSMGSPFPKCMEFELSNRCNLQCVMCSEENSSFIARERLGQEERLKPYDDKFVSELEAFIPHLQSAKFLGGEPFLISIYYKIWDKIIQLNPACEILVQTNGTILNDKIKNLLSSGNFALNISMDSLNKESFEKIRVNADFESTYENLLYFIDFCKKNKRYFGITACFIQQNWKDIPQLINFCNEYQIPITFNRVWSPPKCAIWESSYALIDEILGYYRQQKFPENNEIEKANLQAFTDLVFLLENWKEQMKDLEESEEKNVDTPESELEEQIRDSILEAIKTKNISSKRRNEIMQKLDFFFQKFKGHPQYKMLLLKTLELPGEILQSQLMNNSFDRIEQQIKDIIT, from the coding sequence ATGAAAAAAAGAAAAAAAAGAACCTTGTTAAAGATATTGAAAGATACGGTAAAAAAGTACAAGGCATTATACACGTATTATTTTTCCAAAGAGCCGGTATCTCTTACCAAAGAAATTATCATGGAATATAACACCACGAGATGTGGTATTCATCACCCTGTGTTATGTCATGCTCCTTATACAAATATTTTTTTCGGTTACGACGGAAAAATCGGTGTTTGCTGTTACAACAGGACACATCTGATTGGAACCTATCCCGAAACTTCGATAAAAGCTGCCTGTGCCGGCAAACCCCTGCAAAGCCTGAGAAAAAAAATTGAAAGAGTAGACCTTTTATCGGGATGTTACGGTTGCAGGGTGCAGTGGCAAGAGAAAGCCTATAAAACAGTACTTGCAAAAAATTATGACCATTACAGCATGGGCAGCCCTTTTCCGAAATGCATGGAGTTTGAACTCTCGAACCGGTGCAACCTCCAATGTGTCATGTGCTCCGAAGAAAATTCTTCGTTCATTGCCAGGGAAAGACTGGGGCAGGAAGAGCGACTGAAGCCTTATGACGACAAATTTGTCAGCGAGCTGGAAGCATTCATTCCGCATCTGCAAAGTGCTAAATTTCTGGGCGGGGAGCCGTTTCTTATCTCAATATACTATAAAATATGGGATAAGATTATTCAGCTGAACCCGGCTTGTGAAATTCTGGTGCAGACCAATGGCACTATTCTTAATGATAAAATAAAAAATCTTCTGAGTTCAGGCAATTTTGCCCTTAATATTTCAATGGACAGCCTTAATAAGGAATCCTTTGAAAAAATCAGGGTTAATGCGGATTTTGAAAGCACCTACGAAAACCTTTTATATTTTATTGATTTCTGTAAAAAGAATAAGCGTTATTTCGGAATCACGGCATGTTTCATACAACAGAACTGGAAAGACATTCCTCAACTAATCAATTTCTGCAACGAATATCAGATACCCATAACATTCAATCGGGTGTGGTCGCCTCCCAAATGCGCCATCTGGGAAAGCTCTTATGCATTGATTGATGAAATACTGGGTTATTACCGTCAACAGAAATTTCCTGAAAATAACGAAATAGAAAAAGCCAATCTTCAGGCGTTCACCGACCTTGTATTCCTGCTTGAAAACTGGAAAGAACAAATGAAAGACCTGGAAGAAAGTGAGGAGAAAAATGTTGATACTCCAGAAAGTGAACTGGAAGAGCAAATAAGGGACAGTATTCTGGAGGCCATCAAAACAAAAAATATTTCATCAAAGAGACGTAATGAAATAATGCAAAAGCTGGATTTCTTTTTTCAGAAATTCAAAGGACATCCGCAATACAAAATGCTTTTGCTGAAAACCCTGGAACTTCCGGGCGAAATTTTACAAAGCCAGCTGATGAACAACTCCTTCGACAGAATTGAACAGCAGATAAAAGATATTATTACATAA